Sequence from the Anaerolineae bacterium genome:
GTTTGATTCTGCACACTTTTAAGCGTTTCCGGCAGAAGATCGGCGCGGTTATATGTTGGAATAATTATGTCAACAGTTATCTGGTTCATTTTAGATGGAATTGAACTCCTTCCCTGGTTCAACAATCGTTTTGCTTTTTGTTTATATTATGATGCTGTCAGTTTCCGTGTTAAGTTGCCACAATATGGTCATAATTGCAAATATGGTATAGAGAACAATTGCCTGCGGGCCGAACATTCCATCCGCAAATAATGCCTGTACAAAAACACCGATAAATGCCGCCATTATACAGACTCCCCAGTCTTTGATAAAATCATCTTTTCCGTATCGTATTATCTTCCAGCCAAGACGAACAAAGATAAAATAAATAAAAAGAAACAACGCAAGGCCGACAATGCCTGTTCTGACAGCCACGCCTGCAAGAGAATTATGGGGCGATCTAATAACCGTTTGTTGCCGATATTGAGGGGGTATTTTTGCGTTATATTTTTCCAGATCAATAAAATTGCTATATCCATATGTTCGCATCCCAAATCCTATTCCGGTTACAGGATAATCTTTGATAATTTCTAATGTTGTGAGATTTATACCTACTCTTATATCCTTTAAAGCAGCACTGAACGAAAGGCGAGACTTTAATACAGGAACAGATCTTACGGCTATCAAGGAGAAGATTATAAGGAATACAACTAATAATTTGTTTTTTTTAACAAAAAATACAATAAGCGCAATAAATACCGCTCCTAATGAACCTCTCGACATTGTTAAATATGTTGCCATAGATGTTCCCAGAAGGCAAACAACAAGAATGGCTCTGCGATACCAGTTAGTCTCCAGTCTGAATTGGCGCATTGATAAAAGCATGGCAAATATGGTTACAAAGCCGATAAGGTCAATGGCCATCATTCGGGAGAATCCAAATCTTATTGATATAGGGTTTTTCAATATAACGTAAAAGTAAACCAATCCTCCAATGGAAAAAATCGCGGCTGATATGATTATTGTCCATGATAAAATTGTGAGTCGTTTTCGGGAACTGAAAAAATTTATCAGGATGTAGTAAATCGCCAGATATTTAAGTAAATGTGCCCTGAAATCGTGGAGACTGTTTCCTTTATCAAGCGCAAAAAAAAGGCCGATCAATGCCCATGCGGTAAAGAGCGCAAAAGGAAGTGTAAGCGGCGACTTGAAGGAAAAGTCAATCTTTTTGAAGTAGATTAAAATAAGGACAATTGTGACAGATCCGTAAAAACAGGTTTCTTTTATGGCTGTTGTGTGTGGAAAAGGAACAAAAAATAGAAAAATACCCATTAATACGGGGACGCTGAGGCTTAAGATCTTGAAGATTTTTTCTCTTGAGCTTTGTTCGCTCAATTGCGGCACTGTGTCTGTAGTTGCGTGCATATCCATAATTACTTATAAAAAACCCCTTTTTAAAAAAGGAAGGCTTTATTTATATCCATTCGGATGCTTTTTATGCCATTCCCAGGCTGAGGAAACGATATCTTCCAGTTTTGCGTATTTCGGTTTCCAGCCAAGTTCCTGATGGGCCAGATCTGAAGAGGCTATAAGAACTGCCGGATCTCCGGGCCTGCGTGGCGCAAATTCATAAGTGACCTTTTTGCCGGTTATTAGCTCCACGGTCTTGACTACTTCAAGGTTGGAAAATCCCTGTCCATTGCCCAGGTTATATTTGCCGCTGGGATGTTTATCCAGATTTTCCAGCGCCTGGATGTGAGCCTGGAACAGATCCAGCACATGTATATAATCTCTGATGCAGGTGCCGTCTTTTGTCTTGTAGTCATTGCCGAATATATACAGTTTTTCACGCTGTGCAAGCAGAACCTGTATCGTTACTGGAATAAGAAGTGTAACCGTGCGTTTTGCATCACCGAATCGTTTGCTGGCGCCTGCGGCATTGAAGTATCGCAGGGCATTGAATTTGAGGCCGTAGGCCCTGTGGTACCAGTCCAGAATTTTTTCAAACATCAGCTTGGATTCTCCATACGGATTAACCGGTACCTGAGGATGTTTTTCGTCCACCGGGATATACTTTGGTTCGCCAAAAGTTGCGGCGGTGGAGGAAAAGATCATTCGGTCGCAGCTAAACTCACGCATGACATCCAGAAGAGCGATACCATTTACCACATTATTATTGAAAAACCGACCTGGATCAATCATGGAAGATTCAACTCTGGTGTCAGCCGCGAAATGGATTACCGCATCAATGGAGTGGTCCTGAAAAATCGTTCTCAATAAAGATTGATTCCCAAAATCCCCTTCATAGAAAATAGCCTCAGGAAGCACCGCTTCCCGGTGTCCTTCCTGCAAATTGTCTATTACTACTACTTTATGTCCCTGGAGCAAGAACTCTTCAACACAAACAGAGCCGATATAGCCGGCTCCTCCTGTAACCAGTAGCGCCATAGTGTTTATCCTTATTTTTTATCCTTTGATTTTTGGTCTTGTGTATCCTGCTTTTGATCTGTCAACTGACAGGCGTTTTTCATTCATGTGGAAATTCCTAATTTAGGCAGGATATACATCTGTAAAAGGAACCATATTCCTGCTATGGCCAGCAAAATAAGTGCCTGTTTCATTGTTTTCCTCCTTTTAATGCGTTATGGAGCTTAAAGTTTTTCTTGAACATTTTATCACATGATCACGCGCCTGGCTTACCGCCTCTTTCACCTCTTTTGATTGAGGCAGGGTTGACGCAAGCTGCTCTAAATAGTTGTGGTCTTGAAGGGCCTGAAATGAGGGAACAAAATTCAGATCAAATGCCCAGCCTATTAAAAGCAGCTTAAAGTCGTTTAATGTTTTCAAATCATTTATGCTTACGGATTTGCATTCTTTCAAAGCCTGCAAAACACGGGGCGAACATATTGGTTTATCGGCAAGGCCAAGTTCGATGGTTGAATTTGGATTTTTTCCCCGTTCATGGTAGTAATCAATAAAAACCTTCCATATATCGAGTTTATCAGCATCTCTGAGGAGCCGAATGAAAAACAGGGTTTTTTCATCCTCTTTTTCAGGAAGAACAGCGGCATTATGATGTGCAACAGTTTTTGCGATCAGCCTTTTTTCATATTTTGAAAATACATTCAAAATTTTATGTATTCCTATCTGTTGCAATCCCAGCCGGGCATGGTTTTTAGAATTCATATCATTGAATGTGCCGTATATGGCATACTGTTTAAACCTTCCGATATCATGCAGTAAAGCTGTTGTTTCCGCCAGCAGCAGTTCCTGCTCTGAAATATTCAGGGATTTGCCTAACATGACGATTTTGTCGCACACACGTTTTGTATGTTTTTCTTTTAACCTGATAGCGCGGTTATATTCTGCATCAGGGGTGTAGTAACCAGACACATAATCGGCAAACCAGGTTTTTAAATGTGTAAGATCGCTGTTTTTCATAAGTACTTTTTTTCTATAAAATCGACCAGGCTATCTATGTCTTCCAATCCGAACTTCGGCACTTTCAAGTCTATATTTGAATCTGTAACAAAGGCTATGAGATTATTATCTTCCCCGCAAAGAGGTTTTTTGTGGGTTGATGAACGGAAGATCTCTATTTTAGGTTTGTTTTCCCTTTTATAACCTTCGACTATAATGATGTCCATGTCATGAAAGTATCCCTCAAGACATTCTAAAGATTCGGAGTCAGTATCCCTTACCATTGCGATTTTGCCGGGCGAGGCTACAATTACCATGTCTGCCCCGGCCTCCTTATGCCGTGAGCTGTCCTTGCCTTTCTGGTCAATGTCAAATCCATGATATGCGTGTTTGACTGTGCCGATTCTATAGCCACGCCTTTTTAATTCAGGGATTATCTTTTCTATTAGTGTGGTTTTGCCTGATCCAGACTTTCCTACGATTGATATAATCGGTGGCATGATAAATTACCTTTCACCAAGATTAATAGTTAAACCTTAAAACCATAACTCATTTGGATTGTAAACTCTATAAGCATAACCGAAGACTATGATTTTTTATTATTTGCTGGATAGCTAAAGTGAGACTTAATCTTGTTTATCCTTACCTGCCCGCCCCTTGAGGGTTATCCTGATCATCTGTTCATTTTTAGGTTTGGGCTGCATTTTTTAAAGGTCTCTTGTCGCCAAAGCACAATAAATATTGCTATATATCGGCTGTAAGCGCAATATCAACTGTAGTTATAAAATGCAATATTATTCCTTGGCGCGCGCCTGTCAGGCGGAGAAAAGTAGCGCTGAAAAAATATGATGGATT
This genomic interval carries:
- a CDS encoding O-antigen ligase family protein, which produces MDMHATTDTVPQLSEQSSREKIFKILSLSVPVLMGIFLFFVPFPHTTAIKETCFYGSVTIVLILIYFKKIDFSFKSPLTLPFALFTAWALIGLFFALDKGNSLHDFRAHLLKYLAIYYILINFFSSRKRLTILSWTIIISAAIFSIGGLVYFYVILKNPISIRFGFSRMMAIDLIGFVTIFAMLLSMRQFRLETNWYRRAILVVCLLGTSMATYLTMSRGSLGAVFIALIVFFVKKNKLLVVFLIIFSLIAVRSVPVLKSRLSFSAALKDIRVGINLTTLEIIKDYPVTGIGFGMRTYGYSNFIDLEKYNAKIPPQYRQQTVIRSPHNSLAGVAVRTGIVGLALFLFIYFIFVRLGWKIIRYGKDDFIKDWGVCIMAAFIGVFVQALFADGMFGPQAIVLYTIFAIMTILWQLNTETDSIII
- the galE gene encoding UDP-glucose 4-epimerase GalE, whose translation is MALLVTGGAGYIGSVCVEEFLLQGHKVVVIDNLQEGHREAVLPEAIFYEGDFGNQSLLRTIFQDHSIDAVIHFAADTRVESSMIDPGRFFNNNVVNGIALLDVMREFSCDRMIFSSTAATFGEPKYIPVDEKHPQVPVNPYGESKLMFEKILDWYHRAYGLKFNALRYFNAAGASKRFGDAKRTVTLLIPVTIQVLLAQREKLYIFGNDYKTKDGTCIRDYIHVLDLFQAHIQALENLDKHPSGKYNLGNGQGFSNLEVVKTVELITGKKVTYEFAPRRPGDPAVLIASSDLAHQELGWKPKYAKLEDIVSSAWEWHKKHPNGYK
- a CDS encoding HD domain-containing protein, with the translated sequence MKNSDLTHLKTWFADYVSGYYTPDAEYNRAIRLKEKHTKRVCDKIVMLGKSLNISEQELLLAETTALLHDIGRFKQYAIYGTFNDMNSKNHARLGLQQIGIHKILNVFSKYEKRLIAKTVAHHNAAVLPEKEDEKTLFFIRLLRDADKLDIWKVFIDYYHERGKNPNSTIELGLADKPICSPRVLQALKECKSVSINDLKTLNDFKLLLIGWAFDLNFVPSFQALQDHNYLEQLASTLPQSKEVKEAVSQARDHVIKCSRKTLSSITH
- the mobB gene encoding molybdopterin-guanine dinucleotide biosynthesis protein B, whose product is MPPIISIVGKSGSGKTTLIEKIIPELKRRGYRIGTVKHAYHGFDIDQKGKDSSRHKEAGADMVIVASPGKIAMVRDTDSESLECLEGYFHDMDIIIVEGYKRENKPKIEIFRSSTHKKPLCGEDNNLIAFVTDSNIDLKVPKFGLEDIDSLVDFIEKKYL